The sequence below is a genomic window from Haematobia irritans isolate KBUSLIRL chromosome 3, ASM5000362v1, whole genome shotgun sequence.
CTCGAGATATGTTTCTCAACTTCTTCGTGGGGATGCGATCTCCTTTAAAGTCGCTCAAGAACCAAAGGCCCTGATGATGGCGAATATATTCCTTAAGCTACACTTCCGCAGATCGGAAAAAGGCCAGtaacttgtttcttctaaaggataatgctggacactggcacagaaagTGAGACAGACAAGTCTTTCGTAACTTCCAGGTCCGGAAACCATCTGCAAATATCATCATCTTCAAAACCTATTCTTACCATATGTTTCCCATGTGTGTTATGTCCAGTTATAATTCCAATTAAAGGCCTCATTTCCTTTTCATATTTGACATGAATCCTGTAAAAAAATGAAGACaatggaggaaaaacgtccacAACGTCATTATTCGTCTCACAAGTGCCCTCCTCAGCCAGCACATATGATTCTTCATTCTCCATTATTCCACAGGGCCCAAGGACCCCAGCACACAGTTACATTATGCTACTCAGTAAGAACCCAAAGTTCTATATGACAGCAGCTGACTACCTTCAGACCTTATGTCTGCGTTGCCCAAGGCCTTTAAAGCTGATtggctgtcgatgaagaaggtgatatcgcttctgaataacggtctcatcaacagcgactcagcagctTTTGTGATTGCAGAAATTTCTGTCCGAAAGATACTGTTTTCGCTATCTAACGTATACGACTCTCATATTCCTAATTCACTGCAATAAATGCTATTTCTGGCAACATGGTCATGAAATCCATAATTTACCCTCTTTATAAAAAGATCATAACCTCTGGAAATTGGttccaaatttagatataaatattatatctacAGATAGCCTgcattggacaaatttttcatcaCAACCGTCTCTTGTAACCGATCTGATTGTGGTTTTTGTCCACATCGATAGAGGGTTTCGTACAGTTTAATATATAGGACCAATAGATACCTTATACTATttgatatatattattataatatcctaaataaaatcgtaaaaaaaattaaatacactCAAATGGCTTAGTTCTAATTTTTTAGAAAGACGTTAGAGTAGACTTTCCTTATATTTACCAATAAAAAtgggtttgcaataaaaaaatcttagaaTGGCAATTCCTAGAATATTCAGTTTCTAACTTTTATAGCTTTAAAACGTAGCCAATTTGAAGGCGAAATTCCATTAATCGTTATgctaaaaatgtcaaatttttatagcttTTAGTTGTAGCATACTTTGAGGCGAATTTTCATAAATCTTTAGATTAGGAAAGCCCATTCCTCACCCTTTTTCTTtactaaatttataaaaacatcaTTTGCTCTCTGTATTAAATTTTCtgctttaaaatatttatatttttgtatgattaaTCTAATTCATAGTTCTCGCTAAAAGTAGTATATcattttatgtgtgtgtgtgcgtgtggacGTTTGATTGTATTAGACAAACTGTTGTAAATTTTATACTATTTTGACTAATCGCATTCATTTCGTTTTTTCTCATTTCTCCATTTTCTGGAACATCGTTTTAGGTTCAGCACCACTTGGTTTCTACACGCCTGTGAAGGCACCCATTGATAAACTCTTTCAATTAGGTGTAACACGAGCCCCCTCATTGGAACCCTCAACAAATGGTAACGGCAGTAATCTTCTAATAAATGGCATGGGCAGCAGTGGCGGTAGCATTGTTTGCATCTCCAAAGGCCTGATAGAAGACAATGATGATGACCTTGAAGGCGAAAAAGAACCGGAAAGTCTGCAATATATAAAACCTGCAGATGATGATGATCTCAATTTGGCCTACAGTGAGGGTACACAGAAAACCGATTTATTATATTAAGTGAACGAACGAATGTTAGCCCAAGCAAAGACTTGCTTCAATTCGTTTGTTTAGAGGCGCAGGTGCGCACTCACCTAGCCCTTATGCCTAGGTATCCTGGGTTaaggatttaaatatttttttcgtttattagaaataactttttgtatTGGGTAATAAACAGATTGTCTGGCCACCCAGTAAATTCGTTGATTGCGCGCGTAATTTAGAATGAGAgcctattgcaaaaataaaaatgtattcattttgtattaattcaagaatgttatttaatttgtatttgaaATTCTATGTGTATTATTATCGCTTTTTGTGATGTTCTTGTCGTAAAgatatttttctgaaaatgtgaATGAATGGCAACAAATCGCTTGCTCtctctctttttcgctctatctCTATCTCTTCAATATTGTATTTTCGAtttagaagaaaatttcttcaagtagaaattaaaatagaaatatataaaaatattttccataatatatacatacatatacagagcttaatttaaataattttttttgtatacattcttataaatatataaatttatggtATTTTCTATTTTGTAGTTTAAAAAACGAAttcaagttttctttaaaaaactgaaattcattagtttaaaagaaaaatacatttttgctatCGTTTATGCGATTCTTTGTAGTATTTAAGTTTTATACAATAAgtcttatttattaatatttccaataaaatatataccataaaaatatacatatacatataaacaaaattattattattattaaatattgatCGAATTATTGAAAGATCCAAAATGAgctaaataaacataaatattctaaacataaaatgaaaatgttttattcACATTTTTGTGACGAATccacttttgatattttttaaaatttgtttaaaatcgaCCAATTAggtttttaacgaaaaaatcgATATTGGGTTAAAAAAGAATATGaagcaaatatttctatggtgGGTTAAGTTAGGGTGTAAAGGATAACCACATGAATCGAATCGATATCCACTTAGCTCACTATAGGTTCTTTGTGATTTCTCGAgataggttaaagtgacagcccgatttattgtcaggctcacttcgactattcagtccattgtgatatttcTCGAGGTAATTTTCTCAACTTCTTCTTCATGGGGTGGTCCAGTTTAAAGTGTCTCAAGAAATTCCATTTATCAGTCTTCCTTAAAGTTGCATAAAACATCCAACCAGAGGTCTTGATGAAGAGGAATGTGTTCCTTAAGCTAAAATCCCGCGGTGATAGGCCGCAAGAAAAAGAAGCCCagcatcttgtttcttctaagggATAATGCTGGGCACTTACACAGTAAGTGGTGCGAGTCTTCCTTAACTTCTGGTTCCAGACACCATCTGCAAATGACATCATATTTAAGCGCTATACCATATGCCTTCCAAGTGTGTTAGCCCTAGTTATTAGTTAATGTCTGCTCATCGTCATCACAATTTTGCAATTCCTACGGTTCTTTTTGTTCCACATCAACTTAGTTTGCTCGCAACCTTCCGAAGAGCCCCAAAGACCTCGCCATAGTTAATCATATTTGTCATGAATCCCGTAAAGATATGAAGGCAAAGGAGGAAAAACCTCTGCAAGGACATTATTCCTTCCACGAGCACCCTCCTTAGCCACCATATATGTTTCTTCATTTCCCATTATTCCACAGTACCCAGGTACCCAACGCAGAGTCACATTCTGTTGTTCCATGGGAACCATAATGttgatgaagaagctgatatcgcttctcatcaacagcgacttaGAAAAACTTGGTAACTTTGAGAGAATTTGTAGACgaatattttccaatattttagaaagttcattttttaatttttggaaaattcaaaaagtggattttccaatattattttgaaaagtcgaagagtctattttttcaattttttacacaAGTCAATAACTCAAAAAGTCCACATTTTAAAAAGGTTCAAAATGGCGATTTTTGATTCTGAATACAATCGTAAAATAATCTTTTACGATTTTCAAAATCGACCCATACCAAGGATTATACGAGAAACAAAATccacatttaaaaaaagttcaaaacgtCGAATAATGATTTTGAATACAATCCCTAAAATGGTTCGTAAAATTATCTTTTACGtttttcaaaatccaaaatcaGGGATTATACGAGAAACAAAGTCAAAATCAAAaatgagccaaaaaaaaaaaaaaataacaataccaTACTTAATGGCAATACCCTCACCATTTATGGATTCAACTGAGCACCATATAGGGTTATCGGTTTAAAATATAGCCCATCCACATTACGCTCGAAAtccactaaaagtggattttaaatccCTTTTttttaaggcaaatgacagttgaaatgtagttaaagtggattttggaagtgcaaTGTGGATCAGGTATTAGGTACTTAGATATTCAAACTGGAATATCCGTTTATATGAAAACAAAGACTTATAGCCTTTATGATTGTAGGAGACAGACGGATCATCTCAGGTCGTAGCCGATTGCTGGGTAGGAACCCGATTGAAAAACCAAGGAAGTACAAAAGCGAAAACCACTTAAAGTATTAATTTCGTGTTTAACCGCTAAAATCaccattttcgcgattacttttctttaacagtttaaagaatataaactttgtgaaaaggtTCTTTTGGGCAATTTCCCAttatgttataataaaatttgcattttattccttttttaatgatttatttTGGCGGCTGAACTCGAACATAGCACCTTAATATGAAAATAATCGGCataaaagtttaaagtcgatataaATGAATTATAAAAAGTCGTTTAGTTTATTCGAAATCGATGCCTTCTGTATGTTATTATTTCGAAAAATCGGTGCCAGTTATTTGGAAACTTCCCAACCAACTTTCGATGTTCACCAATGTCAATCAAAATTGCCATATCACTGATCTCCAAAACATAAAATTGGCATacaacattttagaaaattgagtTACGTGTAAAAAACGGTTTTAATCATAAATGCTCAACcaaatttaagttaaaaatattaatatctctttttgaaataatttttattttataacattttttttcgaactTTATACATTTGGAAATTATGCTCCTATATAATGGTTAtacttatatttaaaaaaatcaaaatctatactacatattaaattttcttgaataatCATAGTTTCTATGATCTAGAATGATAATTATTAAGTCCACCATGCCTTTGTATTGCCACTTGAACCATGTAGTGGATCGTCATTTTCTTCGTGTTTTACATTAATTGTTTCATCTAATTCCTCCAAGTGATCTTCTGGCATATCGTTGTCGTCAGTCATTTGATTGGTTTCGGCATTAGTTGCTCTGGTAATAGCCATTGGCCCACTTTTCGTTCTCTCGGCACTTTCCACATATTTATGAAGTATTTTGAGCATTTCAATTTTGGCCCTTAATTTTGCACTATCCCCTAATTTTCTAAAGGTAGGGACCAACGATAGACAGAATGATATATCGCCATCACGTATTTTAAAAGATGGCACCGGTCCCGGTCCTGATGTAGCACTAGAACTAGCTGTCGTACTCGAAGCAGGATGAACATTGGTCTTCTTCAAAACATCaaagtttttaatgacatctttaggaGTTTTGCGAAACTTAGGCGGTGCtgatggtgttgttgttggtggGGTTTTTTGTAAAACTACCGCCTTTGGTGTGGGTTTAACGTTTCGTTTGGGATTTCTTCTTAAATCTGGTGAATGTCGGTCTTCTTCAATGCTGTCAGTTGATTTAAGCAATTCTTCCATTACTTCGTCTGTATCGTTCTCCTCCATATAATACTGGCTCATATTGTCACCGTCCACTGATTCTGTTTTCGCCTTATTTGCCCCGGTTAATTTATATCCGACATAGGGCTTCATAAATTCCATTTCCTCGAAATACACATACTTCCGTTTTTTATTTGCATCAGCGGAATTTACCAGTTTCAGTTCCCGATAGAAATGGTCACGAATATGTTTCCATTTGGCCTGAATTTCATCAACTATATAAAGAAAACAACAGGTtagtttcaaaatttgttaagaCATATAATGTTGGTCTTTTCTCGCTGTTACCTCTAGCGTCCTTCTCAATGTCGGTATACGAATCCCAATCCTCTTGTGGGGTCAACTTTTCGCCTACTTCCAACCAAAGTTGATGCTTGTGTTCTCTTTTCGGATGTTCAAGAAGATCCCTATTATATATACCAGGGCGGCATTTGACTTCTCTTATTAGGTCCTTGGAGTTAAAGCCGGACATTTTTCCTGGACAGTGTTAAAAATCAGCGTCTATAAAAAAACGCTACAAATGGGTGAAATTAATTTCTAGAGTTGCCAATACACTAAACGAAACGCTTAGTTAGTAGTTCTTACGTGTTGCAAGCAACGTAACGAATAAATGTAACAATAGGCTTGTTTGTTTTAATACTGGATAAACAAGCCATGaggtactaaaagaaaacatagtAACAGTATGTCGAGAACATATACAAAGTTACGCAACAATGTTTTGAGTTGTTTAACcgtcaaattaatttaaattctatttgtTTAATATGTAAGTTTTTTTAagcgtttattttttttaatttcatcctTCAAAACTCGtcagatgttgaatgtgaaataCACTATTTTGAAATATGTTCACACCAACCATACAATTCAAATAGTCAAAGCATTGCATTACGAAagtgtcaaattttaaaaacattttttttagaaagaatACGTAAATATAGCTTTTAACAACTTATATGACGTTCACATTTTACTTCTCACTATGACTCATTAGTAAAATAAATGTATCTGCCATCTTCGAACGtaatatttgtatttgtaaagaaacttacagtgtggccaatcgatacgaattttcggcgatgactaaataatcggtaaatgtgttatcgatctcaTAAACCTGCAGTAGtaacgattatgccttcggacttaacctaTGGTGTGGCCAATATCTgccatatgttcgacacgagcactgtcgtccggataaacttataatctGGACGGCGCATAATGCGTCGTTCCTAATATGAATATCAGGACTGTAATGTTCCTGTCCGATTTTTTGAGGCATATCACAGATATTGGTCACATTGTAAGTTACGTTCGAAGACATAAACGAGACTGTAGCTTGTTAACGCGATTGATTACACACTTATcgatagttttgttttcaccgacaattcgtatcgtttggccacactgtaagaatgtttacaaacacagacatttcgTCCAGATAAATTACAATCTGAACGGAGCTTAAGTTTTGACATCTACATGTGTCAATGGGTAGATGTGAACGTACCTCTATATCTATATATGACTACGTAACATTTTGTTTTACGTTGATACCACTAATTCAGGTATTGGTCAATTGATTTTATGGACGCTCCTCCAAATCCACAAACATTTTCAGCAAATAAACATGGATTCGACAAGAAAAGCGAAAAAATATCTGGCTGATTCCAATCCAAGGGATCTTATAAGAGAAATAAAACGACGACCAGGCCTatataataaagagaaacttgaACAACCACGGCGAGAACATAAGATGCAATTATGGATGGAGGTGGCCGAAAGTTTAACAAATTCAGATTTATGGGATTCATTTACGGAAGAAGAGAAAGGAGCTAAAGGTAAGTTTTATTCAAAGGTAAAACCAACAACGATGTGGGAAATAATTTGGAGATACAATCCGCTCAATATTGGTTAAATTTGTGGATCAAGTGCTTAGATTTATTCGGGTATACACGGAATTTCTGGTTCAAATGTATGATAAACGGCGGGAAAATGTAAGGAAAGAATTACTGGATTCCATAGAATGAAGGGATATTGTACATAATAATCTGTGGATAATCTGCTTTCTTTAGAGCACAATATTGAATTCTATCCCACATTGTAAGGCATATTATTTAAATCATAGAATTATTCATATACTTtcttatttatatcattatagtGGATGAGGTTCAGCACAAATGGAAACATTTGCGTAATCACTTTCTACGCGAAGTGAAATTAATTAGGTCCGGGCAAGCTCATACAAAGAGAAAATACATTTACTACAATGACATGGAATTTATGACCCCTTTTGTCGGTCTGAAGTTATCTGGCAAACTTAGACGAAGTAACAGATCTACAGATTCAATGGATGATGATGACTACAGTGATAACGACCACAATAAGACAAATGATGAAACAAACATTGAATATGAGCCACAGAAGATTCCTCGACGGGTCAATAAAGTTGAAGGAAGAAAACTACCGCAATATACACCCAGTCCCAAAGAGTTAACGAAGGAACAAAAATTAGTCATAAACAAATTTGATGGATtaaaacgaatttcggaaaagatTCGTCGCCCACCAAGTGTTCCAACGGTAACCCAAGTGAAGAAGCCACTACCATCAATAAGTATGCGTGATGGTGATGTATCGTTTTGCCTTTCATTGGTTCCAACAATGCGCAAACTAGATGAAAGCCAAAGACTGAAggccaaaattgaaattctcACAATTCTTCACAAATTTGTTGAACCCGAAAACAGAAGTCGTGTTTTGAAAAGGCAGCGCGAAGTTAACCAACATAATAATCAGGAGTGTGAAGACGCGTATGAAGTAAATTATGAAAACAATCAATCTGAGgtagatgaaaaaaataatattgtttggtggacataaacataaaataatacaGTTCAAACTAAACCTCATCCTGTTTCTttagtttccaaaaatattttgagacaGGCAACAGGTCTGTTAATCGataattttctttgtatttatttgtaatttgttgttttttttttcaaatcgacATTCTCTTTCCATTCTACTATGTGAAATCCAAAAAGAGTTatagttttaaaatattattcgatTGGATAACCGAATTTCCTCAAAACatatattttggtcaaatatcttCAACATTTTGCTTGGGCTGGTAAAACGAGTaaaattgtcaacatgttatcacGAAATAAAGTTGATTCTCAGTATTAATTTAAACATAGTGGAAGCCTTTAGTAAGTTCATAAAAAGCAATCAGAGGTGCTAAGGTAgacacaaagttttattttggaccaattttttccaaaatcggaccaaatttccaatttccaagAAAAATGCCTTAAGAAGTAATTTATTGCTTTACATAGTACTTCTATTAAATATAATGTGAaccagaaggttaggttaggtggcagcccgatgtatcaggctcacttagactattcagtccattgtgataccacattggtgaacttctctcttatcactgagtgctgcccgattccatgttaagctcaatgacaagggacctcctttttatcgccgagtccgaacggcgttccacattgcagtgaaac
It includes:
- the LOC142229939 gene encoding uncharacterized protein LOC142229939 — protein: MSGFNSKDLIREVKCRPGIYNRDLLEHPKREHKHQLWLEVGEKLTPQEDWDSYTDIEKDARVDEIQAKWKHIRDHFYRELKLVNSADANKKRKYVYFEEMEFMKPYVGYKLTGANKAKTESVDGDNMSQYYMEENDTDEVMEELLKSTDSIEEDRHSPDLRRNPKRNVKPTPKAVVLQKTPPTTTPSAPPKFRKTPKDVIKNFDVLKKTNVHPASSTTASSSATSGPGPVPSFKIRDGDISFCLSLVPTFRKLGDSAKLRAKIEMLKILHKYVESAERTKSGPMAITRATNAETNQMTDDNDMPEDHLEELDETINVKHEENDDPLHGSSGNTKAWWT
- the LOC142228633 gene encoding uncharacterized protein LOC142228633; this encodes MDSTRKAKKYLADSNPRDLIREIKRRPGLYNKEKLEQPRREHKMQLWMEVAESLTNSDLWDSFTEEEKGAKVDEVQHKWKHLRNHFLREVKLIRSGQAHTKRKYIYYNDMEFMTPFVGLKLSGKLRRSNRSTDSMDDDDYSDNDHNKTNDETNIEYEPQKIPRRVNKVEGRKLPQYTPSPKELTKEQKLVINKFDGLKRISEKIRRPPSVPTVTQVKKPLPSISMRDGDVSFCLSLVPTMRKLDESQRLKAKIEILTILHKFVEPENRSRVLKRQREVNQHNNQECEDAYEVNYENNQSEVDEKNNIVWWT